The proteins below come from a single Periophthalmus magnuspinnatus isolate fPerMag1 chromosome 7, fPerMag1.2.pri, whole genome shotgun sequence genomic window:
- the dlgap4a gene encoding disks large-associated protein 4, with translation MKGLGANRSRHLSDSCEPPGCTQKALCPLSPDTHGTFLLSPTLNHYGTLDPHLHQCLPTSPTSLTPDCLLPFGPISNSSTFPRLHFTTQSDQSECPQACMSGTGTVGQGGRALTQSLSLGMGLGLGLSGAPMITSGSATISSSAAAKMNRLPANLLDQLERHLPLHRDGFSTLQFHRGRMSKQRSESPGRIRHLMHSVQKLFAKSQSLENSALKGNLNGRSLSGAGSGDEGGRQSRRSKSKDRAKSEMPRQRIRSTALGGLWGSDDALDVDTTKSGTLAMGYRNPLTMMTLGRAVSDSQARQIPQGYNTISAHTLKTSKSSSDLKFLACPTAPMGGCKDEEGRFRGSKDDMLVKRGSWSTLTLTQARQVLQKGSATVNRTLLKTKSCHQDMTNQFLQVGGSVPSGDWAGTLGHGRGKGTEIPCRRMRSGSYVKAMGDLEDSEDSEGSPKPSPKSAARRQSYLKATQRSLSEQQPPPPPRNSLPCLKELTTNRSLDNLDCLVSPVETQPRHRSEFSYCSATLGRSSQVCVQSCGHSGPYGEGESQAVEALDLPAPTCFRSRSHSYLRAIQAGCSQDDDTSVDSDSPPPTATSYCYSSSTLNNRKAPPPVPPRTTSKPLISVTLQSSTESAQDTYYDQQDRGSEANSQSGRSNSSDSLCSIRTGSLAKGTYPTGIITPAVPVPIPIATTVVPPVPAPRDLPPNTTAPAIAAAASTATASTATANTATATTSTSTQCQHDTLTPIITLDEPPTAPKRKLSSIGIQVDCILPVPREEPLPLTAPLKFQSIGVQVENGRPLSRDNSMASRQNTVTEPLEPQETNCVNTEKANCTTTNGQDKPQPLQKTASSRICSPPESLDPALDPSSLPPPDPSLQTGNGSTTAHGDDPQSSTPACARDGNWFLKLLQAETGRMEGWCQQMEQETKDNQLSEEVLGTIRSAVGSAQLLISQKFEQFRGLCNENLKIDANPRPTAQDLAGFWDLLQLSIEDISMKFDELYQLKANNWQLPEKTEKKDETKLPSSVPKKQCKPKLAAGKDRSVDSAVDKQRQEARKRLMAAKRAASVRQNSATESADSIEIYVPEAQTRL, from the exons ATGAAGGGCTTAGGAGCAAACCGCAGCCGCCACCTGTCCGACTCCTGCGAACCGCCCGGGTGCACCCAAAAAGCACTCTGCCCTCTGAGTCCCGACACCCATGGCACCTTCCTCCTCAGCCCGACCCTCAACCACTACGGCACGCTGGACCCCCACCTACACCAGTGCCTCCCCACCAGTCCGACCTCCCTCACCCCTGACTGCCTGTTACCATTCGGGCCTATATCTAACAGCAGTACGTTTCCGAGACTGCATTTTACCACGCAGAGTGATCAGTCAGAATGCCCCCAAGCGTGCATGAGTGGGACAGGGACCGTGGGACAGGGTGGAAGGGCGCTGACCCAGTCTTTATCTCTTGGAATGGGTTTGGGCTTGGGGCTTTCTGGAGCTCCGATGATCACCAGCGGATCCGCAACTATCTCTTCCTCCGCAGCTGCTAAAATGAACAGGCTACCGGCGAACCTTTTGGACCAGTTAGAAAGACACCTGCCGCTACACCGCGACGGCTTCAGTACCTTGCAGTTCCACCGGGGGCGCATGTCCAAACAGCGCAGCGAGAGTCCAGGGCGTATCCGTCACCTGATGCATTCGGTTCAAAAACTTTTCGCCAAGTCGCAATCTTTGGAAAACTCAGCACTTAAGGGCAACTTGAATGGCCGTTCACTTAGTGGGGCGGGGTCGGGTGATGAAGGCGGGAGACAAAGCCGTAGAAGCAAGAGTAAAGATAGGGCTAAGTCTGAAATGCCAAGACAGAGAATCCGTTCCACAGCTTTGGGTGGGCTTTGGGGTTCGGATGACGCATTGGACGTGGATACAACCAAATCGGGGACGCTCGCTATGGGCTACCGCAACCCGTTGACCATGATGACGCTAGGCAGGGCAGTTTCGGACAGCCAGGCGAGGCAAATCCCACAGGGCTACAACACTATATCTGCACACACGCTCAAGACCTCCAAAAGCAGCAGTGACCTCAAGTTTTTAGCGTGTCCAACGGCGCCGATGGGAGGATGTAAGGATGAGGAGGGGAGGTTCAGGGGAAGTAAAGATGACATGTTGGTGAAAAGGGGGTCTTGGTCTACGCTGACGTTGACCCAGGCCAGGCAGGTTTTACAGAAGGGCTCTGCCACAGTGAACAGGACTCTACTCAAGACAAAGTCCTGCCACCAAGACATGACTAACCAGTTTCTTCAGGTAGGAGGGTCT GTCCCGTCTGGAGACTGGGCAGGCACCCTGGGTCACGGACGGGGTAAGGGCACTGAGATCCCGTGTCGAAGGATGCGCAGTGGCAGTTATGTGAAAGCCATGGGGGACCTGGAGGACAGCGAGGACTCAGAGGGAAGTCCCAAACCGTCTCCGAAGAGCGCAGCGAGGAGACAGAGCTACCTGAAGGCAACGCAGAGGTCCCTGAGCGAGCAGCagccccctccacctcctcgcAA CTCCCTGCCCTGTCTCAAAGAGCTGACCACGAATCGGAGCCTGGATAACCTGGACTGTCTGGTGAGTCCAGTGGAAACACAGCCACGACACAGGAGCGAGTTCAGCTACTGCTCTGCTACTCTGGGAAGGAGCTCTCAG gtgtgtgtccagagctgtGGTCACTCGGGGCCGTACGGTGAGGGGGAGTCCCAGGCCGTGGAGGCTCTGGACCTGCCCGCTCCCACCTGTTTCCGCTCACGCTCCCACAGTTACCTGAGGGCCATCCAGGCCGGCTGCTCCCAGGACGACGACACTTCTGTGGACTCCGACTCCCCTCCGCCCACCGCAACCAGCTACTGCTACAGCTCCAGCACAC TCAACAACAGGAAAGCCCCCCCTCCAGTCCCACCCCGCACCACGTCCAAACCCCTCATCTCCGTCACTCTCCAGAGCAGCACTGAATCAGCCCAGGACACATACTACGACCAGCAAGATCGCGGCAGTGAagccaacagccaatcaggacgcagcaACTCCTCGGACAGCCTCTGTAGCATCCGCACGGGCAGCCTGGCAAAGGGCACCTACCCGACTGGTATCATCACACCAGCTGTTCCGGTGCCCATCCCTATTGCCACCACTGTTGtacctcctgtccctgccccaAGGGATTTACCCCCAAACACAACTGCCCCTGctattgctgctgctgcttcgaCTGCCACTGCTAGTACTGCTACAGCTAATACAGCTACTGCAACCACCTCAACTTCTACACAGTGTCAACATGACACCCTGACTCCCATTATCACCCTTGACGAACCGCCAACAGCACCCAAAAGAAAGCTGTCTTCTATTGGAATACAG GTGGATTGTATTTTGCCAGTCCCAAGAGAAGAGCCACTCCCCTtaacagcacctttaaaattcCAGTCCATTGGGGTTCAAGTGGAGAACGGCAGGCC TCTGAGCAGAGACAACAGCATGGCCTCCAGACAAAACACAGTGACTGAGCCGCTGGAGCCACAGGAGACCAATTGTGTCAACACTGAGAAGGCAAACTGCACCACTACCAACGGACAAGACAAGCCTCAGCCTCTTCAAAAGACTGCCTCCTCCAGGATATGCTCCCCTCCCGAGTCTCTGGACCCTGCGCTGGACCCTTCTTCTTTGCCCCCGCCAGACCCCAGCCTCCAGACGGGCAACGGCAGCACGACGGCTCACGGCGATGACCCCCAGTCCAGCACGCCCGCCTGCGCCAGGGACGGGAACTGGTTTCTCAAGCTCCTCCAGGCTGAGACAGGGCGCATGGAGGGCTGGTGTCAACAGATGGAGCAGGAGACCAAAGACAACCAACTGTCAGAGGAAG tacTAGGGACGATTCGAAGCGCCGTCGGCAGTGCTCAGCTCCTGATATCACAGAAGTTCGAACAGTTCAGGGGACTGTGCAATGAGAACCTG AAAATAGATGCTAACCCCAGGCCCACAGCGCAGGACCTCGCAGGGTTCTGGGATTTGCTACAGCTCTCAATAGAAGACATCAGTATGAAGTTTGATGAGCTTTACCAGCTAAAGGCCAACAACTGGCAGCTTCCAGAGAAGACTGAAAAGAAG GATGAAACCAAGCTTCCATCATCGGTGCCAAAGAAGCAGTGTAAGCCCAAACTGGCAGCGGGGAAGGACCGGAGCGTGGACAGTGCCGTGGACAAGCAGAGACAGGAGGCGCGGAAACGACTAATGGCGGCGAAGCGGGCGGCGTCCGTGAGGCAAAACTCGGCCACAGAAAGCGCAGACAGCATCGAAATCTACGTCCCCGAAGCTCAAACGCGGCTCTGA